In Apus apus isolate bApuApu2 chromosome 25, bApuApu2.pri.cur, whole genome shotgun sequence, the following proteins share a genomic window:
- the VPS25 gene encoding vacuolar protein-sorting-associated protein 25 isoform X1 has protein sequence MSFAWPWQYSFPPFFTLQPNGETRQKQLAAWCALALAYSQRHRLPAMTVREAQDSPLFANRRLQRKLPLESIQVVLEELRKNGNLEWLDKNKTSFLIMWRRPEEWGKLIYQWVLKNGLTNSVFTLYELSSGDDTENEEFHGLDEAMLLRALQALQQEHKAEIITLDDGRGVKFF, from the exons ATGAGCTTCGCGTGGCCCTGGCAGTACAGCTTCCCGCCCTTCTTCAC GCTGCAGCCCAACGGCGAGACGCGGCAGAAGCAGCTCGCGGCGTGGTGCGCACTGGCGCTCGCCTACAGTCAGCGGCACCGGCTGCCCGCCATGACGGTGCGGGAGGCCCAGGACAGCCCGCTCTTCGCCAACCGCCGCCTCCAGC GGAAGCTCCCGCTGGAGTCCATCCAGGTGGTGCTGGAGGAGCTCCGCAAGAACG GGAACCTGGAGTGGTTAGAtaagaacaaaaccagctttcTGATCATGTGGAGGAGACCAGAAGAGTGGGGGAAGCTCATCTATCAGTGG gtgttgaagaatggcttgacCAACTCTGTGTTCACACTGTATGAATTATCCAGTGGAGATGATACAGAGAACGAAG AGTTCCACGGGTTGGATGAGGCAATGCTGCTCCGTGCCCTGcaggccctgcagcaggagcacaagGCTGAAATTATCACTCTGGACGATGGTCGAGGCGTCAAGTTCTTCTGA
- the VPS25 gene encoding vacuolar protein-sorting-associated protein 25 isoform X2 yields MSFAWPWQYSFPPFFTLQPNGETRQKQLAAWCALALAYSQRHRLPAMTVREAQDSPLFANRRLQRKLPLESIQVVLEELRKNGNLEWLDKNKTSFLIMWRRPEEWGKLIYQWVLKNGLTNSVFTLYELSSGDDTENEGNAGCCVPEQVFRAHSV; encoded by the exons ATGAGCTTCGCGTGGCCCTGGCAGTACAGCTTCCCGCCCTTCTTCAC GCTGCAGCCCAACGGCGAGACGCGGCAGAAGCAGCTCGCGGCGTGGTGCGCACTGGCGCTCGCCTACAGTCAGCGGCACCGGCTGCCCGCCATGACGGTGCGGGAGGCCCAGGACAGCCCGCTCTTCGCCAACCGCCGCCTCCAGC GGAAGCTCCCGCTGGAGTCCATCCAGGTGGTGCTGGAGGAGCTCCGCAAGAACG GGAACCTGGAGTGGTTAGAtaagaacaaaaccagctttcTGATCATGTGGAGGAGACCAGAAGAGTGGGGGAAGCTCATCTATCAGTGG gtgttgaagaatggcttgacCAACTCTGTGTTCACACTGTATGAATTATCCAGTGGAGATGATACAGAGAACGAAGGTAATGCTGGATGTTGTGTTCCAGAGCAGGTTTTCAGAGCACACTCAGTTTGA